The sequence TTAACGTATTCCATTAAGGCGGCAATTGCAGTGTTAAAGCCCATGTTATGCATGTCTATGGTGACTTTTTTTATGGCCTTGTGTGTAGCTGTAAGCAACTCGCCCGATTCGTTCTTTGAATTGGTGCTAGCGGCGAGGTATTCTTGAGTGAGTGTCCACACCCGATTCAAAAAGCGATAACAGCCACCCATACCTTCAACAGACCAGTTTGCTTCTTGGTTCCATGGGCCAATAAATAGTTCCATGATACGAATCGCGTCGGCCCCGTAGCCTTGGTCTATGAGTTCGTCTGGTGCAATTACATTACCCCAGCTTTTACTCATCTTGCGGCCATCTGGCGCCAAAATCATACCATGATTACGTAGCGCCTTAAACGGTTCGTCAAAAGTTATGAGCCCGGCGTCGTACATCACTTTCGTCCACATACGCGCATACAATAGGTGCATAACGGCATGTTCGGCACCACCAATATAATCGTCTACTGGTAACCAAAATTGAGCCTTTTCGGCAGAAAATGGTGCTTCAGAATTATGAGGGTCGGCAAAACGCAAGAAATACCAACTGCTACAAGCAAAACCATCCATGGTGTCTGTTTCACGTTTGGCTGGCTTGCCACAAGTAGGGCACGCTACATTCACCCAATCAGACACGCTTGCAAGTACGCTTGTGCCCTCGCCTGTTGGTTGGTAACTCTTAACGGGCGGTAGTTGTACGGGTAGTTGTTCTAATGGCACTGGTACAGCCCCACAGCTAGCACAGTGAATAATTGGAATAGGTGCACCCCAGTATCGTTGGCGACTAATCAGCCAATCGCGAATTTTATAGTTGGTTACTTCTTTGCCGACGCCCTTTTTTTCTAAATCGGCAACAATACTTTCACGCGCTTCTGAACTGCTTGTACCATTATATGCACCAGAATTGACAAGAATACCTTCACCACAAAAAACTTCAAGCTCGTGACCGTCAATAACTTGTTTGGCACGACGGAGCATTTCTAGCCAATGGTCTACCCCGCCTTTAACTTTTTTTACACCACGAATGATCTGGTCATAGTCGTACCAGCCCAGCTGAAACGTTTCGTGTTTTTCTAAATTTGTTTTGCCTTGGTCTTTTGCGTCAACAAAAAATAAAAACCCTTGGCCGTACGAGCGCTTGTTTACATCCTTGACATCATTAAAGTAATACGAATAGACTGGTTCGCCCAAAGCGACCATTTTTTGATACTTATGAAAACCAGTTTCTTCTGCCAGTTCACGCATGGCTGTGGCTTCAAATGACTCGCCAGATTCTGATCCGCCACCAGGTAGCCATAAACCATCATTCGTGCCTGTTTTAATACCAAGGAACTTCTTTGTATTTTGGTCATACACTACAACCACAGACCCTGTTACGTCTTTACTGTCTGGCAAATATGTACCAAAGTCTTGCGCAACAACGTCAATAATTGGTAGGTCAAACTTTTTAGCAAATTCGTAGTCGCGCTTGTCGTGGGCAGGAACGGCCATAATAGCACCGGTACCATAGCCATATAGCACATAATCAGCAATCCAGATTGGTATTGCTACATTGTTTACCGGATTTATTGCGTAGGCACCGGTAAATACACCAGTTTTTTCACGGTCTGTTTCTTGACGTTCGACATCAGATTTTTTTTGGGTTGCAGCTATGTATGTATCAACTGCTTTGCGCTGATCTTTTGTAGTGATTTTTTGGACAAGTGGATGTTCTGGCGCCAACACCATAAACGTAGCCCCAAACAGTGTGTCTGGCCGAGTAGTAAAAACTTTTATAGATGTTGTGACATACTCAAGCACAACCGGCTCGACAGTACCACACACATGATTGGTGTGTGCATCAAAGTCAATGATTCTTCCACCAATATTATTATAAATATAATCAGCTCTGTCGGCCGGAACAATAGAATCATTATTTGCACGCAGTATAACTATTTCTTCTACGTTTCGTTTAATTTTGTCAAAATTAAACTCCCAATTTGTAGTATTTTCAAATTTTCTCTCTGCATCTAAAAACCCAGGTTGAACAAAGCCTGCTACCAATACCAACCTCTTGATTGGTGTATCTAATTTCTCTAATACCTTAAGTGCTGTTACTGCGCCGTAACTATGCCCTAAAAGCACGGTGCTTGCGCTAAATTCAGTATTATTCAAAACATATTCTGCCTGAACATCGGCATTTGGGTTATCTGTGTTTGGCAAGTCTGGGCTAAATACACTAGCATTAGATTGAGTGAGTTTTTCTGATAGCCAAGGAAAAAAACAATCTTTTGAAGATCCAGTGTAACCATGGAGTAATACGTAGTTTATGGATTCTTGCACGTTAAAAGTAATTTCGGCGCCTTGGCTTTTGCCAATCCAGTTACGTTGCATAGATTTAATAGATTCTGACCAATCCAATGATTCTAAATCATCTACAAGTCTGTCTGCATAATCTGTTATTTTAAAGAACCATTGTTTTAAAGGTTTCTTGGTAACAGCGTTGCCACAGCGCCAACACTTGCCTGATTCTACTTGTTCATTTGCAAGGACGGTTTTGTCGGTTTCGCACCACCACTGTAAACTATCTTTTTGGTAAGCCAAACCCCTGTTAAGTAGTAAAATAAAGAGCCATTGTGTCCACTTGTAGTAGCGAGGATCACTACTGTTGATTTCTCGTGACCAATCGTAGCTAAAACCCATTTGGGTAAGCTGTTGTTTAAATTTTGCAGTGTTTTCAGCTATTGCCCGTTCTGGACTAATATTATTTTTAATAGCATAATTTTCTGCAGGCAGACCAAACGCATCCCAGCCCATTGGGTGCATGACATTAAAGCCTTGCATACGGTAAAAGCGAGCCATTGCATCGCCAATTGTATAGTTACGTACATGCCCAACATGCATCGCAGCACCGCTTGGGTATGGAAAATATTCTAAAACATAGCGCTTTGGTTTTGTGCTATCTTCTGTGGTGGCATATATTTGAGATTTTTCCCATTTTTTTTGCCACTTTGGCTCAATCTCTCTTGGAGTGTACTTATTCATTATCTTGCTCATTATAATCTGTTATTGCATATCCGTAAACTGAGCAACTTTTTTTGCCATCCAAAAGTCTGATTGGCGTACGAGATGTTCAATATCACTCGGGTTGGCGAGCAGCTGCTTTACAGCTTCTTCTGCAAACACCTTGTTTTGCGATCCTTTGACTAAAATAATTGCTCCGCTACTGGCATTTTGTGCTGCCACCTTGCCCGCTTTTACTGGGCTAAGTGTACGAATTACTTTGCAGCCTTGTTGTTCTGCTGCCTCAGCGATATAGGTGTTTGCTTGTTCGCCGAGTGTAACAACAAGGTCTAGCTTGTCTGGGTGGCACAATGCACCTATTTTTTGATGCGCGATTTGCGATACTGCGCCCAATTCGTTCATACTCCCCAGTATTGCAATACGTTGCGGGGCTTTCATCTCGTATAAAGCGTGCAAGGCAGCCTCAGTAGCTAACGGGCTCGAATTATAGCTGTCATCAATAATTATGGTATTTTGTATACCATCTAATAAACGCATTCGGCCTGGTGGTGGCGTTATGGTACTGAGGCCCTTTTGTATTTGTTTGGTACTTAGTCCTAGTATATCTGCAACCGCAGTTGCCGCTGCGAGTGGTTTTACACTATGTTTCGCAGCAACGTTTACATCTGTTTCTACGGCATGTTTAGATGGAATACTAATATGTACTTTAAAGCTGTGGTGAGACGTGCGATGCGCAGAAACTTTATACTGTGCTGGTGCATTAAAACCGTATTTAATGACTTTTTTGCTACTTGGAACAAATAATTGAAGATATTTTTTATCGCAATCGTCGCTACCAACTACGAGGCTAGTGCTAAACTGTGCAACAGACAATTCTTCTTCTGCTACTTTTTCTACTTCCTCGAAAAACTCCATATGCTCTTCGCTTATGGCGCTCACTACGGCAATATCTGGGTTTACAATATTTTTAAAATTTTGAATATCACCAGGTGCATCTGTACCAAGTTCTAGTACAACAACATCGTATGGGAACCTTCCATATATATACTTTTGCCCCTTTAACCAAACTTTTAGCCAGCCAAAAGGATTTGTCAGGGTTGGTAATTGCTGACCAGTAAGCACAAAAGAAAGTGTAAGCGGTACATTATAATTACCATCTTGGTAGCATACTCTGTATTTTTGCTTAAGGACATTGGCAATAGCTAATTTGGTACCGGTTTTACCTACGCTACCTACTACGACAACAATAAGTGGGTTATGAGCTTTTAATATCGCCTTGGCTTGTCTGACAAAAATGCTTGTCAAAATACTCTTGATTATTTTTTTCATATCTCTTTATTACACGACACTACACGATACAAAGTCAACGATATGCATAATAATAGCGCATCTATATATCTCTAGACCATGAAAAATGTACTGACTTATCCAACTGTTCTTCTATATACCCGTCCGCAATATATGCTTGCGGTGCAAGTTCTATCACATACCGCGCAATTTCATATCGTGTACGTAGACCTGGATAACTATTTGAGGTACGCTCTTTATAATATATCTGTGGTCCGCTTATTACACGATAATCTTCCTTACCAATACCAAGTTCTTCCTTTATGCCACGCCAGAGTGCCTGGAGGGCATATTCATTGACTTTCATTTTTTCAGCCATTGATACACTAGCAAGTTCTGTGCGTACACGTTTTACTCCACTGCGCATCACTTGCTTTTCTTCTGCGAGACGATATGTATCACCAGATTTATCAGTGTAGTATATAGATGCCTCGACTACTCGTAATAGTCTTTGTAATACTTCACCATTCTGTACGAACTGCGATTCACCATTACACACTTCCCTCTGTAGTTCATCAACGTCTTTTGCACCATCTTTACCCCAAGATGTGGTGTCTAGACCATGATGTGTAAGTAGTTCGTTTATATGCATGTAATGAAAACGTCTTTCACGGTGTTAGATGTTTCATAATATAGTCTACAAAATGCTGTATTGGTGGAGCATAGGAGATTCGAACTCCTGACCTCCTGCATGCCATGCAGGCGCGCTAGCCAACTGCGCCAATGCCCCAAACACAATGATTATACCCTAGTTTACGGTTTATTTGCTACAATAAAAATACGATGAACGATGAAGATCTGCAAAATTTAATGCAAAATGATTCTAATGAAAATGTGCCAACGGTAGAAGGCAACGATACCGAACCACCCAAAAGTAACCAAAATTATGCATTTATTACACCAACTGAAGCAGGTTTTGTGCCTACTAACCCTAATGAAATAGCTGGGTTACCACGCCCACAACCCGGCATGACATTCACACCAACTGGTGGATCTGTTTCAAGTATCAATCACCAGCTCAACAGACAAAAAGAAGATACAGAGTCGCTAAACAACGAAACTCCCCCTAACCAGCAACAATAGAGCATTTTACTGTACCATTTGTAAGAAGGCTTGTTCGTCTATGATTTTTGTACCAAATTTTTCTGCTTTGGCAAGCTTACTCGACCCAATAGTACCCGCTGCTACGAGGTGTGTGGTATTTTTACCAACGGACGATTGAAACGTCCCGCCGCGTTGCCGTATTTTGTCTGCGGCAGCTTCCCTGCTCATACTACTTAGTGACCCAGTTATTGCAATATACATACCCTGTAATGAACCTTGTGTGGTCGTGGTCACTGATTGTGGGACTACACCATTGTAAGCAAATTTACGTAGTAGTTTACGGTTTTCTTGGTCCGAAAACCAAGAAATGATACTTTCCGCCACAACCTCTCCAACTCCGTCTATGGTTTGCAACTCATCTAATGATGCTGCGGATAAAGCTTCAAGTGTTTTGTAATGATTAACAAGTTCGATAGCTGTCTGGGCACCAACGTGCCGAATTCCTAGACCAAAAATAAACTTCGCAAGCGGTGGATTTTTTTTCTTTGCAATGGCTTCAACTAAGTT is a genomic window of Candidatus Nomurabacteria bacterium containing:
- a CDS encoding class I tRNA ligase family protein produces the protein MLRRAKQVIDGHELEVFCGEGILVNSGAYNGTSSSEARESIVADLEKKGVGKEVTNYKIRDWLISRQRYWGAPIPIIHCASCGAVPVPLEQLPVQLPPVKSYQPTGEGTSVLASVSDWVNVACPTCGKPAKRETDTMDGFACSSWYFLRFADPHNSEAPFSAEKAQFWLPVDDYIGGAEHAVMHLLYARMWTKVMYDAGLITFDEPFKALRNHGMILAPDGRKMSKSWGNVIAPDELIDQGYGADAIRIMELFIGPWNQEANWSVEGMGGCYRFLNRVWTLTQEYLAASTNSKNESGELLTATHKAIKKVTIDMHNMGFNTAIAALMEYVNELYIMKAQYGFIAKDWGFALATLMQLLAPFAPHISEELWHQLGNDSSVHVAPWPEYQERYLVEHVMKIAVQVNGKLRGEIEVEHSASKEAIEQEARIHQNVATYIKSDPKKVIYVPKKLINFVV
- a CDS encoding UDP-N-acetylmuramoyl-tripeptide--D-alanyl-D-alanine ligase, whose protein sequence is MKKIIKSILTSIFVRQAKAILKAHNPLIVVVVGSVGKTGTKLAIANVLKQKYRVCYQDGNYNVPLTLSFVLTGQQLPTLTNPFGWLKVWLKGQKYIYGRFPYDVVVLELGTDAPGDIQNFKNIVNPDIAVVSAISEEHMEFFEEVEKVAEEELSVAQFSTSLVVGSDDCDKKYLQLFVPSSKKVIKYGFNAPAQYKVSAHRTSHHSFKVHISIPSKHAVETDVNVAAKHSVKPLAAATAVADILGLSTKQIQKGLSTITPPPGRMRLLDGIQNTIIIDDSYNSSPLATEAALHALYEMKAPQRIAILGSMNELGAVSQIAHQKIGALCHPDKLDLVVTLGEQANTYIAEAAEQQGCKVIRTLSPVKAGKVAAQNASSGAIILVKGSQNKVFAEEAVKQLLANPSDIEHLVRQSDFWMAKKVAQFTDMQ